One genomic segment of Aquipluma nitroreducens includes these proteins:
- a CDS encoding HAD family hydrolase, whose product MLNGIRHIIFDLGGVLLNIDPKKTIDAFGKLGMEQLVGDKGLSYDHEIFYQMEQGKITPEEFRNGVRQLLPKEVSDDEIDAAWTAMLLDFPGIRVELVKNLRKDFNIYLFSNTNAIHVEKFHSIFRKQHGFEVSTLFDKDFYSNEIGYRKPSSESFKEIIRLSGINPEESLFIDDSFLNVESAITSGLKGFWLEPGQKVEEIFQEYL is encoded by the coding sequence ATGTTGAATGGAATAAGGCATATAATTTTTGACCTCGGCGGTGTCTTGCTTAATATTGATCCGAAAAAAACAATTGATGCTTTCGGAAAGCTTGGAATGGAACAATTGGTTGGCGATAAAGGACTTTCATACGACCATGAAATATTCTATCAGATGGAACAGGGCAAAATCACTCCTGAAGAATTCAGAAACGGAGTTCGGCAGTTGCTTCCCAAAGAGGTTTCCGATGATGAAATTGATGCCGCCTGGACTGCCATGCTACTCGATTTTCCGGGCATCAGGGTTGAGTTGGTAAAAAATCTCCGGAAAGATTTCAATATCTACCTTTTCAGCAATACCAATGCCATCCATGTTGAGAAATTTCATTCCATTTTCAGGAAACAACACGGATTCGAAGTTTCAACACTTTTCGATAAAGATTTCTACTCCAATGAAATAGGCTACCGGAAACCATCGTCTGAATCTTTTAAAGAAATCATACGACTTTCGGGGATTAATCCTGAAGAATCACTGTTTATTGATGACTCTTTCCTGAATGTTGAAAGTGCAATAACCTCTGGTCTCAAAGGATTTTGGCTTGAACCCGGACAAAAAGTTGAAGAAATATTTCAGGAATATTTATAG
- the gldA gene encoding gliding motility-associated ABC transporter ATP-binding subunit GldA gives MTIKIEQVSKLYGNQKALDQVSFEIGTGELVGFLGPNGAGKSTLMKIITGYLSSDGGMVTINGQIVETKNVAIRSQIGYLPENNPLYTDLYVREYLEMVAGFYQLQNKKEQVLKMIELTGLKTEQHKKIGALSKGYRQRVGLAQALIHDPAVLILDEPTTGLDPNQLEEIRQLIRTISANKTVMLSTHIMQEVEAICSRVIIINKGSIVADGSIDQLKGGQFAQKQTVFVEFDQSPNLEAIRKIQGLRKIEAINSTTFIAESDGSNDLRPSLFHFAVQNQLILLSLKEQQQSLENVFQDLTK, from the coding sequence ATGACCATCAAAATAGAGCAGGTAAGCAAGCTTTACGGAAACCAGAAAGCGCTTGATCAGGTTTCATTTGAGATAGGAACTGGCGAATTAGTCGGATTTTTAGGGCCAAATGGCGCCGGAAAATCGACTTTGATGAAGATTATCACCGGTTATCTTTCTTCTGATGGAGGAATGGTAACCATTAATGGTCAAATCGTTGAAACAAAAAATGTTGCTATCCGCTCACAAATTGGATATTTGCCTGAAAACAATCCGCTTTACACTGATTTATATGTAAGAGAATACCTTGAAATGGTGGCAGGATTTTATCAGCTTCAGAATAAAAAAGAACAGGTTTTGAAGATGATTGAATTAACCGGACTCAAAACCGAACAGCATAAAAAAATTGGGGCACTTTCGAAAGGCTATCGTCAACGCGTTGGATTGGCGCAGGCACTGATTCACGACCCCGCAGTACTTATTTTAGATGAACCAACTACCGGGCTCGATCCCAATCAGCTCGAAGAAATCAGGCAATTGATCCGAACGATTAGCGCAAACAAAACGGTTATGCTTTCAACCCACATTATGCAGGAAGTTGAAGCCATTTGTAGCCGCGTAATCATTATCAATAAAGGAAGCATTGTGGCTGACGGTTCGATCGATCAACTCAAAGGCGGGCAATTTGCGCAAAAACAAACGGTATTCGTTGAATTCGATCAATCGCCCAATCTGGAAGCTATTCGAAAAATTCAAGGACTTCGGAAAATTGAGGCAATTAACTCAACAACATTCATCGCCGAATCAGATGGCAGCAACGATTTACGACCTTCACTTTTTCATTTTGCAGTTCAAAATCAGCTTATTTTGCTTTCGTTGAAAGAACAACAGCAAAGTCTCGAAAATGTATTTCAGGACTTGACAAAGTAA
- the serB gene encoding phosphoserine phosphatase SerB codes for MPNSEIILISISGEDKPGVTSSITEILGKYDATILDIGQADIHHTLSLGILFRMSDNAESGHILKEVLFKCSELNVNVRFTAVTPERYTNWVGRQGKSRYIVTILGKVITAKQLSKVTKAVSDQNLNIDSIKRLTGRPSLHTEDENAVRSCIELSVRGELLDKNLLSAQFLAYSAELGIDISFQKDDMFRRNRRLICFDMDSTLIKTEVIDELADRAGVGEQVRAITEAAMRGEIDFSESFEQRISLLKGLDESVMREISENLPIMEGAARLMSILKKCGFKIAILSGGFSYFGNHLKKLFEVDYLYANELEIVDGKLTGKHLGDIVDGKRKAELLKLIAQVEKIDLEQVIAVGDGANDLPMLNLAGLGIAFHAKPKVKANAQQSISTIGLDGVLYFLGFRDIHIDS; via the coding sequence ATGCCAAATAGCGAAATAATTTTAATCAGCATATCGGGAGAAGACAAACCCGGAGTAACCTCTTCGATCACTGAAATTCTTGGGAAATACGATGCAACCATCCTCGACATCGGTCAAGCCGACATACACCACACCCTTTCGTTAGGAATCCTTTTCAGAATGTCGGATAACGCCGAATCAGGGCATATCCTGAAAGAAGTGCTTTTCAAATGTTCGGAACTAAATGTAAATGTGCGTTTTACCGCGGTAACTCCTGAACGTTATACGAACTGGGTAGGCCGGCAGGGAAAAAGTAGATATATTGTTACCATCCTTGGTAAAGTAATAACCGCCAAACAGTTGTCGAAGGTAACAAAAGCCGTTTCGGATCAAAACTTAAACATCGACTCGATCAAACGCTTAACCGGCAGACCCAGTTTGCATACCGAAGATGAAAATGCCGTTCGGTCGTGCATTGAGCTATCGGTGAGGGGCGAATTGCTTGACAAGAACCTGCTTTCGGCTCAGTTTCTGGCCTATTCAGCTGAGCTAGGCATCGACATTTCGTTTCAGAAAGACGATATGTTTCGCCGCAATCGCCGGTTGATTTGCTTTGATATGGATTCAACCCTTATCAAAACCGAGGTGATTGATGAGCTGGCCGACCGGGCCGGAGTTGGCGAACAAGTGCGGGCCATTACCGAAGCAGCTATGCGGGGTGAAATTGATTTTTCGGAAAGCTTTGAACAACGGATTTCACTACTAAAAGGTTTGGACGAGAGCGTAATGCGTGAAATTTCCGAAAATCTGCCTATCATGGAAGGCGCCGCGAGGTTAATGTCGATATTGAAAAAATGTGGATTTAAAATAGCCATTCTTTCGGGCGGGTTCAGCTATTTTGGCAATCACCTGAAAAAACTTTTTGAGGTTGATTACCTTTATGCCAATGAGCTGGAAATTGTTGACGGGAAACTGACAGGCAAGCATTTGGGCGATATTGTAGATGGAAAACGAAAAGCTGAATTGTTAAAATTGATAGCCCAGGTTGAGAAAATTGATTTAGAACAAGTTATTGCCGTTGGCGACGGAGCTAACGATTTACCAATGTTGAATCTGGCAGGACTCGGAATTGCTTTCCATGCCAAACCAAAAGTAAAGGCTAACGCTCAACAATCAATTTCTACCATTGGTCTGGATGGTGTGTTATACTTTTTGGGATTTCGGGATATACACATTGATAGCTGA
- the ispG gene encoding (E)-4-hydroxy-3-methylbut-2-enyl-diphosphate synthase — protein sequence MKDQNFNYIEDLTRYQRQKTSLVRIGGVLLGDQNPIRIQSMTDTDTSDTEATVEQIIRIIKAGADMVRVTVRGVADAENLKNIKSELVARGFENPLVADIHFNPHLAEIAAKYVFKVRINPGNFYDKRAKFEHHLYTNEEYKTELRKIEEQFVPFLQMLKDTNTALRIGANQGSLSDRIMSRYGDTPAGIVESVMEFLRICQNQDFANVVISIKSSNTRSMVYTVRLLNYKMRLEEMSYPLHLGVTEAGEGEDGRIKSAVGIGALLADGIGDTIRVSLTEAPENEISVARKLINHIETYRNHKPIKAPLFAQINPFEYERRSVRPVLKMGDKNLPVVMADLRGRTLSEILPLRGKQIPEYFFNNHEVLDLEGNSYPVLTLEEYLFGGSHWGQTKFIRTNKEEFDHFMNENPEIITKLKQTRKTILILESLSRNPFADLRAFFMTLESHIWKVPVVIFRKYNERYLENLQIKAAADLGGLLIDGYGDGICITNESEQITFTDLKDLSFSILQASRMRLTKTEFISCPGCGRTLFDLHETTIKIKTHFNHLDHLKIGVMGCVVNGPGEMGDVDYGFVGAGPGNVNLYKGQVLIKRHIPFEQAVEELEAIIRENGDWKDREA from the coding sequence ATGAAGGATCAGAACTTTAACTACATAGAGGATTTGACGAGGTATCAACGGCAGAAAACATCGTTGGTGCGGATAGGAGGAGTATTGCTTGGAGATCAAAATCCGATCCGGATTCAATCAATGACAGATACCGATACGAGCGACACCGAAGCCACGGTTGAGCAAATCATTCGCATTATCAAAGCAGGAGCCGATATGGTTAGGGTTACCGTTCGGGGTGTTGCCGATGCCGAAAATCTTAAAAATATAAAGAGTGAACTAGTGGCCAGGGGATTTGAAAATCCATTGGTTGCTGACATTCATTTCAATCCTCATTTAGCCGAAATTGCTGCAAAATATGTATTCAAAGTCCGGATTAATCCTGGAAATTTCTACGACAAACGGGCCAAATTCGAGCACCATCTTTATACCAACGAAGAATATAAAACCGAGCTTCGGAAGATAGAAGAACAATTCGTTCCTTTTCTTCAAATGCTGAAAGATACCAATACCGCACTCCGGATTGGGGCAAATCAGGGATCATTGTCCGATCGCATTATGAGCCGTTATGGAGATACTCCAGCCGGAATTGTTGAATCGGTCATGGAATTTCTACGCATTTGCCAGAATCAGGATTTTGCCAATGTGGTTATTTCGATCAAATCGAGCAATACCCGCTCAATGGTTTATACTGTCCGTTTACTCAACTACAAGATGCGTCTCGAAGAAATGAGCTATCCACTTCACCTCGGGGTGACTGAAGCTGGCGAGGGTGAGGATGGGCGAATCAAATCAGCAGTTGGGATTGGTGCATTACTGGCCGACGGAATTGGCGATACCATTCGTGTTTCGTTAACCGAAGCTCCTGAAAATGAAATTTCAGTGGCCCGAAAGCTGATCAATCACATTGAAACATATCGAAATCATAAACCGATAAAAGCGCCGCTTTTTGCGCAGATTAATCCATTTGAATACGAAAGGCGTTCTGTCCGTCCGGTTTTGAAAATGGGAGACAAGAATTTGCCAGTTGTTATGGCCGATTTACGAGGCCGTACACTTTCCGAAATTCTGCCATTACGCGGCAAACAAATTCCGGAGTACTTCTTCAATAATCATGAAGTACTTGATTTGGAAGGGAATTCATATCCGGTACTCACACTTGAAGAATATTTGTTTGGAGGTTCGCATTGGGGTCAAACCAAATTCATCCGGACCAACAAAGAGGAATTTGACCATTTCATGAATGAAAATCCGGAGATAATCACCAAGCTGAAACAAACCCGGAAGACCATATTGATATTGGAAAGTTTAAGTCGGAATCCATTTGCCGATTTGCGTGCTTTTTTCATGACACTGGAATCGCACATTTGGAAAGTTCCCGTGGTTATTTTCAGAAAATACAACGAGCGTTACCTCGAAAATCTTCAGATTAAAGCAGCTGCCGATTTGGGTGGTTTGTTGATTGATGGCTATGGCGACGGAATTTGCATTACCAACGAATCGGAACAAATCACATTTACCGATCTGAAAGACCTGAGTTTTTCTATTCTTCAGGCCAGCCGGATGCGATTGACCAAGACCGAATTTATTTCATGTCCGGGTTGTGGCCGAACTTTGTTCGATTTGCACGAAACAACCATCAAAATCAAGACTCATTTTAATCATCTCGATCATTTAAAAATTGGGGTAATGGGTTGCGTGGTCAATGGTCCGGGCGAAATGGGCGATGTTGATTATGGATTTGTTGGCGCTGGCCCAGGAAATGTGAACCTGTATAAAGGGCAGGTACTTATAAAAAGACACATTCCTTTTGAGCAAGCGGTTGAAGAACTGGAAGCTATTATCCGCGAAAATGGAGATTGGAAAGACCGGGAAGCCTAA
- the mtnA gene encoding S-methyl-5-thioribose-1-phosphate isomerase: MGNPQTIWYNKEKNLVETIDQRFLPFQNRVVEIGSLDEARFAITDMIVRGAPLIGVTAAYGMYLAARNFSGDDFYLEMQRAADWLKSSRPTAVNLAFAVDEALSVISDRNTVLENTQLLFDYAENLKEREIEFSKNIGIHGLELIKAISKNKIGEPVQILTHCNAGRLACVELGTATAPIYLAHEAGIPIHVWVDETRPRNQGARLTAWELGEAGIPHTVIPDNAGGHLMQHQMVDLVIVGSDRTTLNGDVANKIGTYLKALAAADNCVPFYAALPSTTIDWNLNDGIAEIPIEQRDGREVWMMEGMLNNEVHEFRILPEKSPVANYGFDVTPARLVTGLITERGVCKATREGILELFPERSLKND, from the coding sequence ATGGGAAACCCACAAACGATTTGGTATAACAAAGAGAAGAATTTAGTCGAAACCATTGATCAGCGATTCCTGCCATTTCAAAACCGGGTTGTTGAAATCGGATCTCTGGATGAGGCACGGTTTGCAATCACCGATATGATTGTGCGCGGTGCACCCTTGATTGGAGTTACCGCCGCTTATGGAATGTATTTGGCTGCCCGAAATTTTTCCGGTGATGACTTCTATTTAGAAATGCAACGAGCAGCCGATTGGTTAAAATCATCGAGGCCTACAGCCGTGAATCTGGCGTTTGCTGTCGATGAGGCTCTTTCCGTGATTTCAGATCGAAATACAGTTTTAGAGAATACACAATTGCTCTTTGATTATGCTGAAAACCTAAAGGAACGTGAAATCGAATTCAGCAAAAACATTGGCATTCACGGATTGGAACTGATCAAAGCGATCAGTAAAAATAAAATCGGCGAACCGGTTCAAATTCTGACTCACTGCAATGCCGGACGATTGGCCTGTGTGGAATTGGGAACCGCGACAGCACCGATTTATCTGGCTCATGAAGCTGGTATTCCGATTCATGTTTGGGTCGATGAAACGCGTCCGCGAAATCAGGGTGCCCGGTTAACTGCCTGGGAATTGGGCGAAGCGGGAATCCCACATACCGTTATTCCGGATAATGCCGGTGGACATTTGATGCAGCATCAAATGGTTGATTTGGTAATCGTTGGCAGCGACCGCACCACCTTGAATGGAGATGTGGCCAACAAAATTGGAACTTACCTGAAAGCGCTGGCAGCAGCCGATAATTGTGTGCCGTTTTACGCAGCGTTGCCTTCAACAACAATCGATTGGAATCTGAACGACGGGATCGCTGAGATCCCAATTGAACAGCGCGATGGTCGTGAAGTTTGGATGATGGAAGGAATGCTAAACAATGAAGTGCATGAATTCCGGATTCTACCTGAGAAAAGCCCGGTTGCCAATTACGGTTTCGATGTTACGCCTGCCCGGTTAGTTACTGGTTTAATTACAGAGCGAGGAGTCTGTAAAGCAACAAGAGAAGGCATCTTGGAACTTTTTCCGGAAAGGAGTTTGAAAAATGACTGA
- a CDS encoding sensor histidine kinase codes for MKTYSAKRLSLYITVLLLLSNFGFFLIESKKDFGLTYSFIFVVLFCAVSYFLVLFILNTYINDKIKPIYKTIREVPISGKKGKLLEAISTTNISDVQKEVEEWAKNQTQEITRLKDLEKYRKEFVGNVSHELKTPIFNIQGYVLTLLEGGIDDPKINKLYLQRTEKSIDRMISIVEDLESITKLESGELTLNCVELDLVKLTEDVFELAQMLANERNISLQFATKTDKPIMVLADKKRIMEVMNNLVGNGIKYGKKKGHVKVGFYDLHETILIEVSDNGIGMDKADLYRIFERFYRVDKSRSREQGGTGLGLSIVKHIIEAHDQTINVKSVVDKGTTFTFTLEKAK; via the coding sequence ATGAAGACATACTCTGCCAAGCGACTATCATTATACATCACGGTATTGTTATTGCTTTCCAACTTTGGATTCTTTCTGATTGAGTCGAAAAAGGACTTTGGCCTGACCTACTCTTTCATTTTCGTCGTTCTATTCTGTGCAGTTTCTTATTTTTTGGTGCTTTTTATCCTGAACACATACATCAACGACAAAATTAAACCCATTTATAAAACCATTCGTGAAGTACCGATCAGCGGGAAAAAAGGGAAATTGCTTGAAGCAATAAGCACAACAAACATTTCGGATGTACAAAAAGAAGTTGAAGAATGGGCCAAAAATCAGACTCAGGAAATTACCCGGTTAAAAGATCTGGAAAAATACCGAAAAGAGTTTGTAGGAAATGTTTCGCACGAACTTAAAACTCCCATTTTCAACATTCAGGGCTACGTACTGACTTTACTCGAAGGCGGAATTGACGATCCGAAAATTAACAAATTATACCTTCAGCGAACAGAAAAGAGTATCGACCGAATGATCTCGATTGTAGAAGATTTGGAGTCGATAACCAAACTTGAATCGGGAGAATTGACATTAAATTGCGTTGAATTAGACCTTGTTAAATTAACCGAAGACGTATTCGAACTGGCGCAAATGCTTGCCAACGAACGAAATATTTCATTGCAATTTGCGACTAAAACCGATAAACCGATCATGGTTTTGGCCGACAAAAAGCGGATTATGGAAGTAATGAATAACCTGGTTGGCAACGGTATTAAATACGGAAAAAAGAAAGGACACGTCAAAGTTGGATTTTATGATCTGCATGAAACCATCCTAATCGAGGTCAGTGATAACGGCATCGGGATGGATAAAGCTGACTTGTACCGCATTTTTGAGCGTTTCTACAGAGTCGATAAATCTCGCTCGCGCGAGCAAGGAGGAACTGGACTGGGCTTGTCGATTGTAAAACATATCATTGAAGCTCACGATCAAACCATCAATGTAAAAAGTGTGGTTGACAAGGGAACAACCTTTACTTTTACGCTTGAAAAAGCAAAGTAA
- the metK gene encoding methionine adenosyltransferase has translation MSYFFTSESVSEGHPDKVSDQISDALLDEFLAFDANSKVAIETLVTTGQVVLAGEVKSKTYVDVQETARRVINQIGYTKAEYRFDGDSCGVFSAIHEQSPDINRGVDKADKMDQGAGDQGMMFGYANSETDNFMPLPLDLSHRILLELAIIRREQKVMTYLRPDSKSQVTIEYNDDHSPKRVHTIVVSTQHDDFDADEPMLAKIKKDVIEILIPRVKAQLPKRLQDLFADEIIYHVNPTGKFVIGGPHGDTGLTGRKIIVDTYGGRGAHGGGAFSGKDPSKVDRSAAYAARHIAKNMVAAGVAREMLVQLSYAIGVAKPVGVYVETRGTAIAGLSDSDISEKIQAIFDLRPAAIEQRLKLRNPIYRETAAYGHMGRQPQTVTKVFESPYNGRIELEVELFTWEKLDHVDQIKSVFGL, from the coding sequence ATGAGTTATTTTTTCACCAGTGAGTCAGTTTCAGAAGGCCATCCTGATAAAGTTTCCGATCAGATTTCGGATGCCCTTTTGGACGAATTTCTCGCATTCGATGCCAACTCTAAAGTTGCCATCGAAACCTTGGTTACCACAGGGCAGGTAGTTCTTGCCGGAGAGGTAAAATCAAAAACTTATGTTGACGTTCAGGAAACTGCGCGCCGTGTTATTAACCAAATCGGCTACACCAAAGCCGAATATCGTTTCGATGGCGATTCGTGCGGCGTTTTTAGTGCCATTCACGAACAAAGCCCCGATATTAATCGCGGCGTTGATAAAGCTGACAAAATGGATCAGGGAGCCGGCGACCAGGGAATGATGTTTGGTTATGCCAACTCAGAAACCGATAATTTCATGCCGCTTCCACTCGATTTGTCGCACCGCATTTTGCTTGAACTGGCCATCATTCGTCGCGAGCAAAAGGTGATGACTTATCTGCGTCCCGACTCAAAATCTCAGGTTACCATTGAGTACAACGACGATCATTCGCCCAAACGAGTTCATACCATTGTAGTTTCAACTCAACACGACGATTTTGATGCCGACGAACCAATGCTCGCCAAAATCAAAAAAGATGTGATCGAAATACTGATCCCACGGGTAAAAGCACAATTGCCCAAAAGACTTCAGGATTTATTTGCTGATGAAATTATCTATCACGTTAACCCAACCGGAAAATTCGTAATTGGCGGACCTCATGGCGATACCGGGCTGACTGGCCGCAAAATTATTGTTGACACTTATGGCGGTCGCGGAGCTCATGGCGGTGGCGCTTTCTCCGGAAAAGATCCATCAAAAGTTGACCGTTCGGCTGCTTATGCAGCACGCCACATTGCTAAAAATATGGTTGCGGCAGGAGTTGCCCGCGAAATGCTGGTTCAGCTTTCTTACGCCATTGGCGTTGCCAAGCCTGTAGGCGTTTACGTTGAAACCAGAGGCACCGCAATCGCAGGTCTTTCTGATTCAGACATATCAGAAAAAATTCAGGCGATTTTTGATCTCCGTCCGGCAGCCATCGAACAACGGCTCAAATTACGCAACCCAATTTACCGCGAAACTGCTGCCTATGGACACATGGGACGCCAGCCACAAACGGTGACCAAAGTTTTTGAATCGCCTTACAATGGCAGGATTGAACTGGAAGTTGAGTTGTTTACCTGGGAAAAACTCGATCACGTTGACCAGATTAAAAGCGTTTTCGGCCTTTAA
- a CDS encoding ATP-binding protein, which produces MKRIIFNQLLNWKESAERKVLLLRGARQVGKTFTVRELGKTFANYIEVNFEIDSDVCPFFNQNLDPNRICQELSAFYGKPILENETLLFFDEIQACPRAISALRFFYENKPGLHVIAAGSLLEFALAELPSFGVGRIRSMFMYPMSFNEFLMANQMDQYIEMIRNASPDQPINPVFHEKLTEYFRKFLLTGGMPEVVRQLAENKSLYDALNVLSDLALSIRDDFSKYHKRVPESRIREVFASIVEQAGAKFVYSNVMAKASLPQVKETLELLIKAGLAYPVYHTSANGFPLGAQIDSKKFKVLLYDTGIFQHILGLNIREYLVVEEMDMVNKGNLAEIYAGLELIKASSFLEKPQLFYWHRQERSSNAEVDYVIRQGNSIVPVEIKSGYSGKMQSMRLFMKEKNLIRGIRCSLENFGRDGNIEIVPLYAISTLIKEN; this is translated from the coding sequence ATGAAGCGAATAATCTTTAATCAATTACTCAATTGGAAGGAATCAGCCGAAAGGAAGGTTCTTTTGTTGCGTGGAGCCCGTCAGGTTGGTAAGACTTTTACGGTAAGAGAACTTGGAAAGACTTTTGCTAATTATATTGAAGTAAACTTCGAGATTGACTCTGATGTTTGCCCGTTTTTCAATCAAAATCTTGATCCAAACCGCATCTGTCAGGAACTATCAGCCTTTTACGGAAAGCCGATTCTTGAAAACGAAACACTTTTGTTTTTTGATGAAATTCAAGCTTGTCCCCGTGCGATTTCGGCGCTAAGGTTCTTTTATGAGAATAAGCCGGGCTTGCATGTAATTGCAGCAGGTTCGCTGCTCGAATTTGCCTTAGCTGAACTTCCTTCGTTTGGCGTTGGCCGTATCCGGTCAATGTTCATGTACCCGATGTCGTTTAATGAGTTCCTGATGGCCAACCAAATGGATCAGTATATTGAAATGATCAGGAATGCTTCTCCCGACCAACCAATAAACCCTGTGTTTCACGAGAAACTGACCGAATACTTCCGGAAGTTTCTGTTAACCGGAGGAATGCCCGAAGTAGTGCGGCAACTAGCCGAAAACAAGAGCTTGTACGATGCATTGAATGTGTTGAGCGATTTGGCTTTATCGATTCGTGATGATTTTTCGAAGTACCATAAGCGGGTTCCTGAAAGCCGCATCCGCGAAGTATTTGCCAGCATTGTTGAACAGGCTGGGGCAAAGTTTGTGTATTCGAACGTAATGGCAAAGGCAAGCCTACCTCAGGTAAAGGAAACGCTCGAATTACTAATAAAGGCCGGACTGGCTTATCCGGTTTATCACACTTCTGCCAATGGGTTTCCGCTTGGCGCTCAAATCGATTCGAAGAAGTTCAAGGTTTTGTTATACGATACCGGAATATTTCAACATATTCTGGGGCTGAATATCCGCGAGTATCTGGTAGTTGAAGAAATGGACATGGTGAACAAGGGAAATCTGGCCGAAATTTATGCAGGACTGGAACTGATCAAGGCATCGTCGTTTTTAGAAAAACCACAATTGTTCTATTGGCATCGTCAGGAAAGAAGCAGCAATGCTGAGGTCGATTATGTCATCCGTCAAGGCAATTCTATTGTGCCTGTCGAAATCAAGTCGGGCTATAGCGGAAAAATGCAAAGCATGCGCCTGTTCATGAAGGAAAAGAACCTGATCCGGGGAATTCGTTGCTCGCTCGAAAATTTTGGACGTGATGGAAACATAGAAATTGTTCCACTTTATGCGATTTCAACATTGATAAAGGAAAACTGA
- a CDS encoding class II aldolase/adducin family protein: protein MTEGYIKFHCNWENEEIHFPEELFLSLEKERSILYKLGLIGMYPDGIGFGNISVRTNGGSFLITGSATGQFPTLNQSHYSMVSESSFGDNSITCKGLTKASAESLTHAAIYRAIPEVGAVVHVHCLWLWEKLLNHYPTTSGEIEYGTPEMALAVQSLAAEMGMSDENIIIMGGHREGILAFGKNLKEATTQIIEIYNRYQND from the coding sequence ATGACTGAAGGATACATCAAGTTTCATTGTAATTGGGAGAATGAAGAAATTCATTTTCCGGAAGAATTGTTTTTATCGCTGGAAAAGGAGCGGTCGATACTGTATAAATTGGGATTGATCGGAATGTATCCGGATGGAATTGGGTTTGGAAATATTTCTGTTCGAACGAATGGAGGTTCTTTTCTAATTACCGGAAGTGCAACTGGCCAATTCCCCACGCTCAATCAATCACATTATTCAATGGTTTCTGAATCCAGTTTTGGGGATAATTCCATTACGTGCAAAGGCCTGACCAAAGCATCAGCTGAAAGTCTGACTCATGCTGCCATTTACAGAGCAATTCCTGAAGTTGGCGCTGTTGTTCATGTTCATTGTCTTTGGCTGTGGGAAAAGCTCCTGAATCATTACCCAACAACTTCCGGAGAAATTGAGTACGGAACTCCGGAAATGGCTTTAGCAGTTCAATCTTTAGCAGCCGAAATGGGAATGAGTGACGAGAATATCATCATCATGGGTGGTCACCGTGAAGGAATTCTGGCTTTCGGCAAAAATCTGAAAGAAGCTACAACTCAAATTATTGAAATTTATAATCGTTATCAAAATGACTAA
- a CDS encoding response regulator transcription factor: MSDSQSKILLVDDEVDILEFISYNLEKEGYKVYTAQNGAEAIKVAEKVLPDLIILDVMMPEMDGIAACEEIRRIPVLQHTIIAFLTARGEDYSQIAGFEAGADDYITKPIRPKVLVSRVKALLKRTSTVGTAPVAVIESGHTVTIGNLVIDKERYLIMKDGEEMILPRKEFELLSLLVSKPGKVFTREEIYYSVWGDNVVVGDRTIDVHIRKLREKIGNDLIKTLKGIGYKFVD, translated from the coding sequence ATGAGCGACAGTCAATCAAAAATTTTGCTCGTCGATGACGAAGTTGATATTCTGGAATTTATCAGCTACAATCTGGAAAAAGAAGGATATAAAGTTTATACTGCCCAAAATGGCGCAGAAGCAATAAAAGTAGCAGAGAAGGTTCTTCCTGATCTGATTATTCTGGATGTAATGATGCCTGAAATGGATGGTATTGCCGCCTGCGAAGAAATTAGAAGAATCCCTGTTTTGCAGCACACCATTATAGCATTCCTCACTGCCCGTGGTGAAGATTATTCGCAAATTGCCGGATTCGAGGCTGGTGCCGATGATTACATCACCAAACCCATACGCCCAAAAGTTCTGGTCAGCCGGGTAAAAGCTTTACTGAAACGCACTTCAACCGTTGGAACTGCGCCGGTAGCTGTTATCGAAAGTGGTCATACCGTCACGATTGGAAATCTGGTTATCGACAAAGAACGTTATCTGATCATGAAAGACGGCGAAGAAATGATTCTTCCGCGAAAGGAATTTGAATTGCTATCACTTTTAGTTTCAAAACCAGGGAAAGTGTTTACCCGCGAAGAAATTTATTATTCAGTTTGGGGCGACAATGTGGTCGTTGGAGACCGGACGATTGATGTTCACATCCGGAAGCTTCGAGAAAAAATAGGCAACGATCTAATTAAGACACTAAAGGGAATCGGCTATAAATTTGTCGACTAG